The following coding sequences lie in one Apium graveolens cultivar Ventura chromosome 1, ASM990537v1, whole genome shotgun sequence genomic window:
- the LOC141708124 gene encoding uncharacterized protein LOC141708124, whose amino-acid sequence MKIGTVNVHRAMMDTGSSADVLTYDAYKKLGFLDKGLTSTGGHLYGFTGNSIGVKGTIWLPVTLGEEPYMATLIAMFTVVDQACAYNVIVGRPLMRAMGMVTSIHHMTVKFPTPTGVGFLKSCQYESTVCYNHALRAVELENASKETVKPGEGDVLMEEAEGRKRVRAEGHETCNMISIEELPENYFEHMGI is encoded by the coding sequence atgaagattggAACGGTGAATGTTCATCGAGCAATGATGGATACCGGGAGCTCGGCTGATGTTTTGACTTATGATGCCTACAAGAAGCTAGGATTTCTGGATAAAGGATTAACCTCGACAGGTGGACACCTGTACGGGTTCACGGGAAACTCAATCGGAGTAAAAGGGACGATTTGGCTCCCAGTGACCTTAGGAGAAGAGCCTTATATGGCCACCCTGATCGCTATGTTTACAGTTGTAGATCAAGCTTGTGCCTACAATGTTATAGTGGGCAGGCCTCTTATGAGGGCAATGGGGATGGTGACCTCAATCCATCACATGACCGTAAAATTCCCAACCCCCACGGGGGTAGGCTTCCTGAAGAGCTGCCAATACGAATCAACGGTCTGTTACAACCATGCACTCAGGGCAGTAGAGTTAGAAAATGCATCGAAGGAGACGGTCAAACCAGGTGAAGGTGATGTCCTCATGGAAGAGGCAGAAGGCAGGAAGAGAGTACGTGCTGAGGGACACGAGACTTGTAACATGATTTCAATCGAGGAATTGCCCGAGAACTATTTCGAACATATGGGGATTTAG